The following proteins are co-located in the Deltaproteobacteria bacterium RIFCSPHIGHO2_02_FULL_44_16 genome:
- a CDS encoding glutamyl-tRNA reductase: protein MKFIVTGVNNRSLHLAKREKFYLLPEKRSEILTRLARFDSVSELVVLSTCNRTELYAVVSSSDTFHDLQKELSQALDVDTQVISQHGYSFEGEEALRHLMRVCSSLDSMVLGETQVYRQVKEAFEFSFQTEKTGPLLNQLFHHAFSTAKRVRTETGIGAGSTSISSTAVDFLELNVCLRTPPRLLILGAGEVAADAAKSFAKRNLGTFVVVNRDEAKAHTLADELGGEAKALEHLEDELAKAHALLTCCHTHHPIITPSHILNALNTSDRGTLTIIDLGVPRNVDEEVRNIPGVNLYHLDDLTEIAEKNRKTRESESSQAEFIVREEAKKGSELLDSQIEPTIAGLIQKYEGLRQKELSKVFTRMPHLSESDRELIDACTTSIVTKILHDPIITLKEKDDLLLSFRQMFRLDVNKCDL, encoded by the coding sequence GTGAAATTTATTGTCACGGGAGTTAATAATCGCTCTTTGCATCTTGCAAAGCGAGAAAAGTTTTATCTCCTTCCAGAAAAAAGAAGTGAAATTCTCACTCGTCTTGCTCGCTTTGATTCAGTTTCTGAACTCGTCGTCCTTTCAACCTGCAATCGCACTGAACTGTATGCCGTTGTTTCTTCTTCTGATACGTTTCACGATCTCCAAAAAGAACTTTCCCAGGCGCTTGATGTTGATACTCAGGTCATCTCTCAACATGGCTACTCTTTTGAAGGAGAAGAGGCGCTTCGTCATCTCATGCGTGTCTGCAGCAGTCTTGATTCCATGGTGCTTGGTGAAACGCAGGTGTATCGCCAGGTCAAAGAAGCATTTGAGTTTTCATTTCAAACCGAAAAAACAGGTCCCCTGTTGAACCAACTTTTTCATCATGCCTTCTCTACAGCAAAGCGAGTCAGAACTGAAACTGGAATTGGGGCTGGAAGCACCTCTATCAGTTCAACAGCAGTCGATTTTCTTGAGCTAAATGTATGCCTTCGCACACCACCACGTCTCTTAATTTTAGGGGCTGGCGAAGTTGCTGCTGATGCTGCAAAAAGTTTTGCGAAACGGAATCTCGGCACATTTGTCGTCGTCAACCGAGATGAAGCAAAAGCTCACACTTTAGCAGATGAACTTGGAGGAGAAGCAAAAGCCTTGGAACATCTTGAAGACGAGCTTGCAAAAGCACATGCACTTCTCACCTGCTGCCACACTCATCATCCAATCATCACTCCTTCTCACATTCTGAATGCGCTCAACACATCTGATCGCGGAACATTGACGATTATTGATCTTGGCGTTCCACGAAATGTCGATGAGGAGGTTCGAAATATTCCCGGAGTAAATCTTTATCATCTCGATGACTTGACAGAAATTGCGGAAAAAAATCGAAAGACTCGAGAAAGTGAATCCTCACAAGCTGAATTCATTGTGAGAGAAGAGGCAAAGAAAGGATCAGAGCTCCTTGATTCTCAGATAGAACCGACCATTGCAGGACTTATTCAAAAGTACGAAGGATTACGACAAAAAGAACTTTCAAAAGTTTTTACACGGATGCCGCATCTTTCAGAATCGGATCGAGAGCTGATTGATGCCTGCACGACATCGATTGTAACTAAAATTCTCCACGATCCCATCATCACTCTCAAAGAAAAAGACGATCTGCTTCTCTCCTTCCGCCAAATGTTTCGTTTGGATGTCAACAAATGCGACCTCTAG